One Spinacia oleracea cultivar Varoflay chromosome 4, BTI_SOV_V1, whole genome shotgun sequence DNA segment encodes these proteins:
- the LOC110788666 gene encoding mitochondrial pyruvate carrier 4 — LLQVFDHNTVHFWAPTFKWGLSIANVADFTKPPENISYPQQFVVAASGLIWTRYGMVITPRNWNLCSVNFAMSVTGFCQLSRKLRHDVSTEKEPAAAAAVVKE, encoded by the exons ttactacaagtatttGATCACAATACAGTTCATTTTTGGGCTCCAACATTCAAGTGGGGTCTAAGCATAGCAAATGTTGCAGATTTCACCAAGCCACCTGAGAATATTTCCTACCCTCAACAATTTG TGGTAGCAGCCTCTGGACTAATTTGGACGCGGTATGGCATGGTTATTACACCG AGAAACTGGAACTTGTGTAGTGTAAATTTTGCAATGTCAGTCACAGGGTTCTGTCAACTCTCAAGGAAGCTTAG GCATGATGTCTCTACTGAGAAAGaacctgctgctgctgctgctgttgtaaAAGAATGA
- the LOC110788696 gene encoding chloroplast stem-loop binding protein of 41 kDa a, chloroplastic codes for MATFVAALSTNSLISSSSLQQSFINANNPSQTLPPFSLPSSCFSSSNSSFFSPLISPLHSSNRAVSPLIFRNSSNVCSSGFTSINASTSTDKKKVLIVNTNSGGHAVIGFYFAKELLGSGHQVTVFTVGDEGSDKMKKPPFTRFSEITSAGGKTVWGNPADIGNVVGGEAFDVVLDNNGKDLETVSPVVDWAKSSGAEQFLYISSAGIYNSTDEPPHIEGDAVKSSASHVAVEDYIAKTFGSWAVFRPQYMIGSGNNKDCEEWFFDRIVRDRPVLIPGSGMQLTNISHVKDLSSMLTVAVENPSAASGNIFNCVSDRAVTLDGMAKLCAKAAGLPVKILHYEPKAVGVDAKKAFPFRNMHFYAEPRAAQDILGWKATTYLPEDLKERYEEYVKIGRDKKDIKFEIDDKILEALNVSVA; via the exons ATGGCTACCTTTGTTGCTGCTCTTTCAACTAACTCCCTCATCTCATCCTCTTCACTTCAACAATCTTTCATCAATGCCAACAATCCTTCCCAAACACTCCCACCATTTTCACTTCCTTCTTCTTGTTTTTCTTCCTCCAACTCCTCCTTTTTCTCCCCTCTAATTAGCCCCTTACATTCATCAAATCGCGCTGTTTCACCTCTGATCTTCAGAAACAGCAGCAATGTTTGCAGTAGTGGCTTCACCAGCATCAATGCCAGTACTTCTACAGATAAGAAAAAGGTGCTTATTGTTAACACCAACAGTGGTGGTCATGCTGTTATTGGTTTCTACTTTGCTAAAGAGCTTCTGGGTTCTGGTCATCAAGTTACAGTTTTTACTGTCGGAGATGAAGGCTCTGACAAGATGAAAAAGCCCCCCTTCACCCGCTTTTCT GAAATTACGAGTGCCGGAGGAAAGACGGTCTGGGGAAATCCTGCAGACATTGGGAATGTAGTTGGAGGAGAAGCCTTTGATGTGGTGCTAGATAACAACGGGAAAGACCTTGAAACTGTCAG CCCTGTGGTAGATTGGGCAAAGAGTTCAGGAGCAGAACAATTTCTGTATATTAGCAGTGCCGGAATATATAATTCTACAGACGAACCTCCTCATATTGAAGGG GATGCTGTTAAATCTAGTGCCTCCCACGTTGCAGTAGAGGACTACATTGCTAAAACATTCGGTAGCTGGGCAGTCTTCCGTCCACAATATATGATTGGATCAGGAAACAACAAGGACTGTGAAGAATGGTTCTTTGATC GGATTGTCCGAGACAGGCCAGTTCTGATCCCCGGGTCAGGAATGCAGCTAACAAACATAAGCCATGTAAAGGACTTATCATCAATGCTTACAGTAGCAGTTGAAAACCCATCAGCAGCAAGCGGAAACATATTCAACTGTGTAAGTGATCGAGCAGTGACCCTCGATGGAATGGCCAAACTCTGTGCTAAAGCAGCTGGACTTCCTGTCAAAATCCTGCATTATGAACCAAAGGCAGTCGGAGTTGATGCCAAGAAAGCCTTCCCTTTCCGCAACATG CACTTTTACGCGGAGCCAAGAGCAGCACAGGATATCCTAGGATGGAAGGCTACTACCTATCTTCCGGAAGATTTAAAGGAGCGGTATGAGGAGTATGTTAAGATTGGAAGAGATAAGAAAGATATCAAGTTTGAGATTGATGATAAGATACTTGAAGCACTCAATGTATCTGTAGCATGA